GTATTTAAGTACAAGAAGCATGAAACAGTCAATAAGAAAGTGGATGTTTGCCTTCATGCTCATCATGTTGTTGGCCTGCATGTCCCTGTATGTCTGCATGgactttacattttaacatcatttctattttactgttttcttcCAACCGGTTCTTTTATGGCTGTGTAGTCATTTTGCCAAAATGGCCTCAAACTGCATGCCTGCCATGGTAAATGGTCAATTGtgcaatatttacatttgtCATATTTTTGGTAGCCAAAGCAATAAGACCTGTTAGAACAGTTTAGAGTTGCacaatttggagaaaaaaaatcccatcaaACTGGGATTATCTCAACTGCGATATGATACATAATATTAGAGTAAATAATGATTTgtgcatcatttttttcttctctttttaaaaaaatagaatttgcAATAGTTCATATTGCGATTTCGATACGACTTGGATTAATTGCGCAGCCCCATTACAGGTGACAGCAAATAATGGTGTTGTTCAAACATTTCAAGCATGTTTTTGTTGTGGGAAACATGAAAAAGACACTCACCCCTGTCCCGTCCTCTGGGCTGCACAGAGACCGGGCCGGGGACAGACTGGACTCGATGTCGCTCCCGGTGAAGTCGTCCTCGGACTCCTCGAAGGACGAGGCGGAGGACAGGCCGATGGAGGAGGAGTTGGACAGCTTCCTCGGGGAGCGCATCAGCGCGGGGGAGCCTCCACAGCCGCTGTCCGAGCAGGGGGACTCATCATCCAGGTGAGGGTCCAGACACGACCCGCTGCTCAGCAGGGCCGGGGTCCCCTGGCTGCGCGTCGGGCTGGGGTCTCTGGTTATGATGAGTTTGGGGATGGTTCCCGGGTAACTTTGGCCCCCCGGGGGCCCCTTAGGAGCCGGATCAGAGTCGCTTTCAACCGGACAACAATTGTTTTGCTCCCCGGCCGCTTTGGGCCGACATGACGCCGTGCTCACGtcacttttagtcattttatccTCCGCGTGATCGCTGGTGACCGACAGTAGTCCACTATCCAAAGGTTGATCCGGGGACACGCTGGAGACCGAGTCTGGGTCAGAGTTGAGCACCGGGGCTGGACTCGTTAATCCCCCAGTCTCAGTCACAACACGGTCCCGGTGGTTTGGCCCCAGCGGCTGGTCTTCCATGGCCCTCTGCGGGGGATCCGAGGCATTGTCCTCTCTGCCGGGTTCCGGCTCCTTGCAGCCCGCTCCGCTGTCTTCACCGCTCCGCGTTCCCAAACGGGACGCATCGGAGGAGCCCGCCGCTGCCTCCCGGTTCACGGTGTGTTGGCTCGCTCCGGTGCTACCATCGAGGCCGGACGGTGTCTGAAAACACCCCGGGGATGCTCGGTGCTCCTCAGCCGCCGACACCACCTCGTCCCTCGGCAACTTTCCTACTCTGTGGTCGCGGCGCGTCGCTGGATCTCCGGCTCCGTTTCCGCACCCCAAATCCGCTTCTGTTTGGCTCGAGtctctttttctccttcccAGGCAcgataacactttatttttcatcggattcctgttcaactgctcgccTCGTCGCTTCTCCTCGCTCCTAAACCTGCAGACCCGGAGCCGCTCGGTGGTTCCTCCTGTTTTCCACTTGGCTCTGCCTGCGGCGGTGCTGTGCGAGAGATCCGAGCGCGTTTGGCCCATCCTGCATGCCGTAGTAGTAGCAGCGAGCCAGACACACCCTCAGTGGTCgaatttgaaaaagaaatgaaacacTTAAATGTGACTCCTACAGTGTACAGTAACTCATTAGTCACTGAATCCTCTTATGATGCCTTGGGGAATTTAAATTGCTCCATCTCCTTTTTTCCACCTCGAATCTGTGGGAACAAACCGGAACAAACAGATGAATGATTTAGTACACACAATAACTGGATGAGCAATAGCCTGCTGTAACAACACACTCCCTTCATTTAAGTCCTTTATTCAGGCTGATAGTGTAATCATTAACAGCACACACAAAAGAACATTGTTAACAGCCCCAGTAAACACTGCTGACTGGTATTAATCACAGTTTCTGGCTCAAGAATGTCAATTTATCTGTGATTAATCAGCTCTGAATTTCTGATATTATTTACTTGAGCCGGACAAAGAAATGGACACAGGGAAAGTTAAACACGTTGCCCTTGCACAGAGAGTATATTCACagttaaatatgatttaataagacattaaaaacaagttttcagGGAGTTTCAGGCTCAGTTTCACCAGGCGGTTAGTTAGTCAGAGTAATACTGCCCTCATGTGTCTGGACACTGTGCTCATGTCCAAACAGTCTGGTTCTATCACTACAGCACTTTCATTAAGACCCCAGTGGCTACCTGTAGGCTGTgttgtttcattaaaaatgccAAACAAATATTGCCAATATAAAAAGGATCTGCAATATTGCTGTGTAAAAATAAGCATTCATTTGTCCAAATCCAACGGTTGAccagagcagtagttctcaacctttttgagtcgcgacccccaatttaacatgcatgttgtccgcgacccccactcactgaacacaatctcaccacacagttcagatcacccaaaaaagaaacaacatgaccaaaaaaaggaaacaaaatgaccaaaagaaacacaaattgaccacaaaatgatcaaaaaagccacaaaatgaccaaaagaagacacaaaatgacccaaaaaagacacaaaataatcaaagaagacacaaaatgaccacaacatgataaaaaaacaaacacaaaatgaccaaaaaaggaaacaaaatgacccaaaaaggaaacaaaatgaccaaaagacacaaaatgacacaaaaaaagacccaaaatgaccaaaaaaggaaacaaaatgaccaaaaaatacacaaattgaccacaaaataataaaagaagacacaaaatgaccaaaaaagacacaaattgaccacaaaatgatcaaaaaaagacacaaaatgacaaaaaaaagaaattaagtgcccaaaaagacttaaacacattaacacatgaacactttaacacagtggagacagagctgacttccaaaatgatctggagacccccagaaatcatctcgcgaccccaattggggtcccgaccccaaggttgagaatagctggactAGAGTATATACACTATTTTCAGCCTATCATCCTATCGTAAGGAtgattgtcattattattaatctttTACTTATTTCAGAGTTAATCCAGTTGCTTGTTTTGTCACACACTGTGTCACACATGCTGGAATATGAAAATAagatacaataaatacaaacacaatgtgGGGTTCAACTTCTATGTTTGGTCCtagttgacagaaaaatactgtcagtaaaatgaaaaaatgaaaggtGAATGATAAATTCCTGCAGGCTTATCACAAATCTACAACCTACTGACAGCTTTTCACAAAGTGCTGTTTTCACATTAATGTTTTACACACAAGATTGCAGCTTTACTCGCTCTCCTCCTGTTAAAAAACACACTCCGTCATTTTAAAGGCCACACTGTACTGCTTCCTGTAAAAATGTGAAGCATGTTACATCAGACACACTGAGCTACTGAGTTATTTTACTGTGACAGCACTGCAGTTAGGAAGGAATGCTCTCAGAAAGGAAACAAGACAGGAAGGATAACAATGGAAAGAACAGCTCataatgaaacacacacacactagggtaCATTCTTGTGTAATCAAAATCATAAATAATCATATGTAATGACTCACACTGGAGGAATGACTGAGTGTCTTTAACCATGCTGACACTGAATGgattcttttaaccctttatcaggcaaagaactatatttggtaacttcaggtaatatttcaagaaaaaagttgcaaatttactagattaaagtggcaaatgtacaagaaaaaagttgcagatttacgagaaaaaagtgggaaaaaagcaacttttttctcccagattcaccactttaaatctcataaatctacacattttttccttgtagatttcccactttaatcttgtaaacttttttctcaaaatattattttcgtagggttaaagtggtgaatctgggagaaaaaaagcagttttttccacttttttctcgtaagcccgcaactttttttgcttagatttgccactttaaatctcttaaatttgcaacttttttctcaaaatattacctgaagttaccaaatacagttctttgcctgataaagggttaaacacacatgcacccatccacacacagtgacacacacttTATGGGAGAACACTCCTTGGCAAAGATCTATGATTACGCAACAATAAATCCATTTATCACTCACACACTATCATCATCTGGCATCTACTGGTGTATTCTCAGGAATACATGTTGCAATGTAGGAaacacttttgtattttttgtattaaatgtccattcttttttaaattagggctgggcaatatatcgatatcaCATCAATACTGGGATATGAGACGAGATACGGTCTTACATTTAGGAAATCATGTTGTATTTTGCATGAAAAGGTTGGGTGGACATCTCTTACAGtaagagtttttatttatttgtaaaactCTCATATATCACCTTTTCATGAAACTGTCTGAAAGTCTTTAGAACTCTTACTCAAGTGACCGACTAATGCTTGAAGTTACGCAAGTAAGCACAAAATTTGGGGAAACTGCTTTTAGTTTTTCTGCCGCACACACTTTCTACAAAAAACCTTCAAAGTTAACACAATGGTACCTACAGGTCCATTTAAAACCACAATTACAAACTATTGTTTTTACAAtctattgtttttaattgtgcTCTGTTGTTGacttttgattgtttgtttttcctgtttgataacttcattgtgtttttatgatttgttgTAATTGTAGGCAAAAAATGAGTTCTCGAGATTGaataaagattaaattaaaatatatatattgcaatgtGGCATAGATGCGTTCTTCCTGGTTTAAAGAATGttcaaacttttactttttgtctttATCCACTTTGTCAGAATATTCACATTGCTGATGAATACTTATCAAAACTCTCATtgatgtaaatattttgtgaagGCACCAATGCTGAAACCCCACAATATCAATATAGAggtatatgatataataataataataatcgcaCAGTCCTGCTACTCTGCATCGGTTTAAGGGTGGTTCAGTCGAGAACAGTTTGTTTTAAGAATGCTTCATGTTTTGATGACAGAAATGTTGCCAGATCAATTCCAAGTGCTACATTTTCTTAAATGTACACATTTAGTTACAttttagacacaaattgacagtaaaaaaacaaacaaaaaaacatactatGCTtctaaatacaaacaaataaaaaggaataaaaagcaGTAGTTCATTTGCTGGGACTTCGGACCGGAGACAGTTAAAATCACATTATATAGAGGAATAAAAATGTCCATAAACTCACCAGACAGCTAGTTGCTCCCTATGGTTCCTCCTGGTGTGTGAAGCAGCTGTTAAAGGCTGCAGAGGagtttcagaataaaacacagtgaaggatgtgtgtgtgtgtgtgtgtgtgtgtctgcggcTTGTCTGCTCCgctagctgtgtgtgtgtgtgtgtgtgtgtgtgtgtgtgtgtgtgtgtgcagagctgcTGGAGGATCAGCATGTggttgaaaagaaaagaggaaacgcTCGTTAAAAAACAGGGGCAGGTCTCAGTTAGCGTCCTACTGCaactttcaggactctcaaacTTACAACTGGCTCCTGAAGTGACgcaaagctaacgttagcttcttAGCTAACTGACAGCTAACGGCTGGTGTTGAAACGCAAATATGTCCTTAAAGATTGTATTGAATAGGTGACTGAAATATTTGATAGctgagaaaatatattaataaccaaattaaagttttattgtGTCTAGCAAAACGTCACCACGCCACATGAGGCTGGCCTGGCAAGTGGGTTTAAATGTGCTGCCTTTAAATGCTCCTCGGAATTTCCAAGTGTAGGCATTCAAAAGGGATCTATTTAATATTGTCATAAATGCAATCCCCCTAGgtgtaattatgttatttaaaagtaCATTCATACAAAATCCATCATTATTGCCTTTTGATCTAACCAAATTTAAAATACATGCTCTTTATTTcagaaataaatcataaataatcaTATGTAATGACTCACACTGGAGGAATGACTGAGTGTCTTTAACCATGCTGACACTGAATggattattttaaccctttatcaggcaaagaactatatttggtaacttcaggtaatatttcaagaaaaaatttgcaaatttactagattaaagtggcaaatctacaagaaaaaagttgcagatttaagcgatttaaagtggcaaatctgcgcgaaaaagtagcagatttacgagaaaaaaagtgggggaaaaagcatcttttttctcccagattcaccactttaaatcataaatctaggcatttttttttcacgAGGCTGGCCTGTCAAGTGGGTTTAAATGTGCTGCCTTTAAATGCTCCCAGGAATTTCCAAGTGTAGGCATTCAAAGGGGATCTATTTAATATTGTCATAAATGCAATCCCTCTAGgtgtaattatgttatttaaaagtaCATTCATACAAAATCCATCATTATTGCCCTTTGATCTAaccaaatttaaaatatatgctctttatttcagaaagaagTCGTATCAACTCCATATGTAACAACCTATTGGAATAACCTTATTAATAACCTTGACTGGAAAAAGATCTGGAATTAACCTGCTagatat
This is a stretch of genomic DNA from Centropristis striata isolate RG_2023a ecotype Rhode Island chromosome 4, C.striata_1.0, whole genome shotgun sequence. It encodes these proteins:
- the itpkcb gene encoding inositol-trisphosphate 3-kinase Cb, translating into MGQTRSDLSHSTAAGRAKWKTGGTTERLRVCRFRSEEKRRGEQLNRNPMKNKVLSCLGRRKRDSSQTEADLGCGNGAGDPATRRDHRVGKLPRDEVVSAAEEHRASPGCFQTPSGLDGSTGASQHTVNREAAAGSSDASRLGTRSGEDSGAGCKEPEPGREDNASDPPQRAMEDQPLGPNHRDRVVTETGGLTSPAPVLNSDPDSVSSVSPDQPLDSGLLSVTSDHAEDKMTKSDVSTASCRPKAAGEQNNCCPVESDSDPAPKGPPGGQSYPGTIPKLIITRDPSPTRSQGTPALLSSGSCLDPHLDDESPCSDSGCGGSPALMRSPRKLSNSSSIGLSSASSFEESEDDFTGSDIESSLSPARSLCSPEDGTGNKSWQKLKTMVHWSPFVVSFKKRYPWVQLAGHAGNFQAGEYGRLLKKYCECEQQSLQQLMKDSLQPYVPGYYGVVQRDEQDYNLMDDLLADFDSPSIMDCKMGSRTYLEEELLKARERPRLRKDMYEKMVAVDPGAPTEQERAQQGVLKPRYMQWRETLSSTATLGFRIEGIKKADGTCNTNFKKTKHREQVMQALEDFVDGNTQILKLHLQRLEELRSVLEQSQFFRSHEVVGSSLLFVHDASGKARVWMIDFGKTVPLPGPRTLDHRTPWVEGNREDGYLWGLDNLIDIFSSMLPQAP